The genomic window tacaagaGGGTCACAGCTCAAAATTtgccacactcgagcttgacttgtttacagtagcacagaaaacaaactatgtgacatatcacgctgaaatttgccatgtaagcttataacagtcctaccaaaaaacaaaaaaattatttttgccatatgtcatccgcggaccgttttattgataacgtctcgtttatatttgagcagaacgtacattttgagttgtgacccttttgtatttagggtgcgatatgtaaaaACACCATTGACAACGGAAACTGGCAATACTCGCAATTTGGAGGGTCGTGATATGATTAAATTCCTTGTTAAAAAGGGAAAGGAAATACTCatacaattttgaataattgGCATCGGTTTTTAAGGGTTTAAGGGCACGGCTATAAGAACAAGGAAGGCATGTGAAGAGGGCTCTCGCTTAAGTCGCACTGTGACAATAAGGACCACGAGTCGATTCCGGTTCTAAGTTACGGGAACGACcgggatttatatccagccaaggactgtcactccagcggcattataaaaacgaaaatttttggccatagaaaaccattttgaagaaaattctaaaacatatttcttCCACCCTACCGTCATGGTCTGGCTCCTAGTGATTTTTTTCCTTACGGGGAAGAAGATTTCCTTGTAACAGTGgccattttgaaaagaaaaagtgtatttcacttaaaaaataaaataaaaaatttaaaccatACTTTTCATAGACTAAGTACCTTAGAGGTCCTGAATTATGGCTCATAATTTAGCACTCATATCTCGTATGttgaattttagtattaaaatattagGCTCTCCTAAGAACGCTAGACCATCGTTTCTGAACAGCTACTTCGTGAGCTACCGCTTGTTCCTTATAGTATTCCTAACCGGGccaaaactaagatttttttttgggtcAAGCGTTCAGCAATAGTTTagaatttgttgtatttttaactATGATAGTGCCCCTATAGAAAGTGGGTGCTAACATCATTCCGCATGGCGGTGTGGCAGAAACAGCTCTCCATGCgggcaaatgaaatttaatcGGCTCAAATTATGAATACCTGGCCGAAGGGGTTTATGGGTGGTTCAGTAAGGTCCGTGTTCGAAACCCATTGTCGACATGCTATGCTATATTATGCTAAGCTAGATACTTTTGTACTTTGCAGTATAATTAACATCGTAGAAACTTACCAACTACATTAATATCTTTCTTCTGATCATCGGCTACACAACTGTAGAGACCATCATCGAAGATATCTGTTCGGTCAATTATGAACTTTCTTTCGGCCTGAATTATTCTGTAACGTCCTGTAAGTTCTTTGACTTTCGCAACATCCGTACCGTTCTTCTCCctagaaaaagaaagaagaagaaccataaaatttatttcagctGACAACAATCAAAAAATGTGGTGTAAAAGACTTAACATATCTAATAATATTTCTTTGTATGCATAATATACCTTTTTTTGATTGCAAtttaacatatattttattttttaaaaaactaagtATTACACAAAGAAACGTAGTATGTATAGCCAACGTCTTTCTTACTCCAGAATAACTTTGGTAActtaaagtataatttttttttcaacttacgtCACCTATGAGAGTCGCTGGGAGCTAGAGGGTTAAGAATATGCCAGTccagtaaatttttataatcttGTTCAAAGTATTCCTCAAGTGATATTCTATAAGCCCGACGCTTCTATACTTTGCGTTCGAGCACcagtaaaaatatgaaaaagtataatataaataagttcGATGAACTGTGAGCGACAAAAAAGCTGCTCGATCACGTTAAGAGGAACTACTCGAAAAGAAAATGTGTTTTGCGAGGTTATCGAAGGATTATTACACGGCATTGGTAAGTTattaaaatcattgaatttttctcaaaattaaatttatgaccGCAACTGGGATGGTTTGGCGGTTTCTTATTGTTTAAGACACTAAAAATTCAATGCCATCAGCCCCAAGTGAAATTGCTTCTTTCtcaattgcttaaaaaaaaaaaaaaattcgaaagtttttttttacgaaaatatgtacagggtgggccaaataagtcctactaatgttaagcacaaataacttttttattttttgacatatttatttttctctttttgtaggttataattgaattgttggaaatttattatggaaccacCAACCACGGctacaatacgctattcgttttacacaattagccacacaaattgattttttaaataatgttttgatgtcggatgaagcgcatttccatttaaatggttatgtcaacaaacaaaactgaagattgtggggctctgaaaatccaagggcaacacaccaacatcagttggtgcggtgttatggccactagagttagcggtccatatttcttcgaaaatgaggatgaaacgctggaatcgatttcaggagcttcttacattgattgaaaacgttttgcggccaatggtggtacagtatcctaatttgtggtttcacaagatggagcaactgcgcatactgctaagTCTTATTTGGTatacattagtaggtcttatttgacccaccctgtattatTTTAAGGCAAAAACAAGTGCtggcatttcatttcattcaaatattcagAAGTTATGAAACcattttcaaacgcgtttttttttttctaaaagttgaTTTTAGTTGTCAACCACTTTTCCCCACAAGCAGCAACATTCATAGTAGGTGTTTCGAACCGACGAGTAcgataattcaaaaaaaatttatcaatttcgTTGAAATTTTGAACATTTCAGTATTTTCTAGAGAAAGAActtggtttgaaattttttttaatctttttttttttcaaagcagaaCCAAAGTTGGGTCAAAAAGCAAATCTCTTATTCATTTTGCTTCCTCAAGCCAACTTTTCTGTCAACAATTGTTTCAAAGCAagaacttttgaaaattttggtcaaaagtataaacaatttttaaaatgtcttTTGTTATGCTTTGTGTGTAAAATGTCTTTTTGTTGATCTTGTGTTCTggcttgttttaaaaatttgtcaaaaatataagaaaatatataagaattttAGTCATAAATGCAATAATTTCGATATTGTCTttcattttgtgatttttctattcttaatttttgaggtaattatttatttatgattgtAAGTTGCAGAACTTTCTCtttcatttcatattaattCAGGCTGTTGATAAGTCAAGTTGTGACTCCCGCATAATGGACtagcaattttcattttcaaaaattcaacaaaccaaaaaaaattctatgcgctcaaaaatgaataaatagtaTTAAATATCTTTGAAATGTAGagtaatttattcattaaaaaaaaatcaaagtctGTTCAAAAATACCGGACAAGCCAACCAGAATTTTACTAAAACTGGAGGGCACTTTTCTAAAGGTTTTCGGGATGCTAAATTTAAATCCATACTTGCTCTAATGGCTCAGGTTTCCGAGATTTTTTAACAAAGAAGTGCAAAAAGCGATATTTCGgactatatttgaggttatgtagcatcacaattttttttttgttttttagaaaaaccaAAAGTAACATATAAGTCTTTTTTTTCGTGTGCCGCTGAACTTCCTCCAATATCTATTTTTCGCCGACTGTTCGACTGTTTCATGTTGGCGTGGTCCAGAGATGGTATTTGAGTACTGAgaagtttttaatttgaaaatgttgATGTCTTTCAACTCAGCGAGAAGAAAAATATTGGCGTATACTCAACGGCATTCGAAAGAAGAAGACTTATACTTTTAGATTCTGCGTATGATTTTTCCTATATaaatataacctcaaatatggaccAAAATCGCGTACCATTATTTCAAAAAGTCCGAAAAATCCTCTTATAATTCTCTTTGAAATTACAATGGGCTAAGTTAAtcttaaatttagtaaaaattatagACATTTGTAACTACATTTTTATTCTATTGTTGAGAATGCGCCATCCACTCTACATGCAACTGTTTACTATTACTTGTTTATTAAGTCCTGGTATAAGTCTTCAAACTGAAATCGAGTAAgctataaaacatttttcattaaacttCAGAAAACTttcatttaactaaaaaattcgtCGTGTGcgaaacgattttttcttttgtcataaacaaaaattttacaaatctaTTGACCCGTTAGCTAGCGTGCGGGTGGACAAGGCATTGTAATCGAAAGGAAAGTTTGGAAGTGCATAATCAATGGCCAACCAAAATGGACAATTAATTTTACAAGCGTTGCAGAATCTGGACGAGCCCGCAACAGTTATGAAAATCGTAACTCACATCGCAGATACGGCTGGTGTAAgtaacttgtttttgtttaatacaGAATGGTACTATATTGAAAGGTATTCAAacggaattttatttttttccaggtGCATCCCAATGATGTGAAAGAATCAGTGGAAGAGACATTAAATGGGGGCGTGCGCTATGGCTATATACAACGCTCTAACCGAAAATACTATGCCGCACCTGTTGACTTGGACATTATGGACAGCGAACCTGAAGATAAAAATTACAAGGATAATGGCGAGTTGGAAGATCGCGGTGGTAGGCGACGAAGTCGCAGCCGCAGACGACGCAACTCACGTCGTGGCTCCCGACGTCGTCGTCGCCGCTAAGCTATACTAGGAAATCGGTACGATTTATAATGACTAATTTGAATTCGTATATTTTGATGTAAGTAGCTTAATATGTATGCttccttttatatacatacatattaacatattttgtgaaaattgtgtaaatgtacaaaaaaaattataatttcgatAAAATTTGTAGAGACATAAAATGTGAGTTGTTTTAATTACAGAAAATTATTGGTTGCTTAACTTTGCTATTTGGTAATAGCTGAATGTAAGAAAGGTGAATGTAGGGTGGCTGATAAGAACGATGTGCCACAACACATCACAACAATGATGGTGATatcaaattaatttcgactaTACCTTGAAGCGACGTTCATTGAATTTATCAAATAGCCACCTATATTTCGCTGGcactgtttcaaaatttttgatgacATGATCAAATATGTGTGGTTATAGCGTGTTAGCCACGTTCTCGTCCAAAGTGATTGGCTTGTTAGTGTAGACAAAAGACTTGAAATAGCCAGAGAGAAAGAAATTGAGAGGTATTCAGTCGCTTGAGGGCGGCGGTGACTAATTGAATAATGACTAAGATAACCCAGTCGGCAAATTCCTCCTGCACAACCAAGGCGAGTTCATTAAAGTAAGAAAAGACAAATAAGCTGGCCTACTGCttccacctttaatagattcgccttgttcACAACTTCGAGGCTAGTTGTGTGGTACGCAGCGACGTGTTGTTGGAACCACAACTCGAATATTTCGGTGTGGTCGAGCTCTAGCCAAAGAAAGTTCAACAAAAGGTGTAGAGAACTCGATTAAAGGCGTGTCGTAACATCCTTCTATGCTTTTGACCTCCTAAATGTTTGGGGAATGCTACTAAAGTGAGAGTTCTTGGTCGTATACACAATCAGGTCGTTCCCGtaacataaataaaactgaCTGTAGAGGGAACGAGAATCAAACGGTATTTCGGAATaatgaataaaagaaaatattttcttttaatataaaattttggcaaaaattgTTATCGAAGTTaacaagttaaaataaaaataaaaattactgttAGTTTCATATTTACAAGGTGCTTacaaaacctgttttctttcaaacatacaaaaaatctcCATTCCACAACCATGTAAAActtaacatttataaaaaaataatcaagttataAACTGTTCAGCGCGTGAAGTTATGATGCCAAAATTGGTTTTTTAAGAATTGAGAATTTTAGGTTGttgggaaaaattttaaaaggggAACTTTAAAAGAAGTTTCATAcggtaaatatttataattgctTGCATTTCAATCATTAAAGGCTGCCGCCCTAAACTCTTAAAATATCGAATAAACGCGGTACAAAGAGACGTATTACTAAATACTATAGGCCAAAAGCGCGTTCTTTGAACTTTTACATtaaaatatctcggaaacctATGGAAACCTACAATTACGTCTTAACCGCTTTAGCGTCTTTACCGCTGTCGTCGTCttaaagctgcaattagtggtgccaTAACACCATAgccgtaaccataaccataGCCGCAACATTACAGCATGTGTCGATTAGTCATGCCATGACCGTAATcagctgatattgaagtagaattaatgacaacatttgcattttgtcataaaacaCGGATAATTTTCCATTAAGTCAATCAATTTCTCGTCTCACATtgttaatattcaaatttttatcgcaaaCAAATGCCAAGTATTTCACAACTGCTTACGGTTACggaaaaaaccaaaaccaaaattcaaattcaaaaatgcatATGGCTAAGGTTATAGTTATGGCGTTATGGTGCGGCACCTACAATCGCTTACAGGATGTCCATATGTTTAATCAGAACAATTGATTGCTATGATTACGGTTATGGCTAAGGTATGGCCCTACTAATTGCAGGTTAACTCTTTCGCCGTTTTCTTAC from Anastrepha ludens isolate Willacy chromosome 5, idAnaLude1.1, whole genome shotgun sequence includes these protein-coding regions:
- the LOC128863385 gene encoding uncharacterized protein LOC128863385, with translation MANQNGQLILQALQNLDEPATVMKIVTHIADTAGVHPNDVKESVEETLNGGVRYGYIQRSNRKYYAAPVDLDIMDSEPEDKNYKDNGELEDRGGRRRSRSRRRRNSRRGSRRRRRR